In Actinomycetes bacterium, the genomic window GCTCGACCTGCGCTCCACCGACTACACGGCGATGTGGCGGCCTACCGGAGCGGTGCGGGCCCGGGTCGTCGCCGTCCGGGTGCTCGCCGAGCGCGGCAGCGGGAACGCCCGGAAGGTCGGGCCGGTCAGCTACCACGCCAAGTGGGTCAAGGGCCGGCTGGCCCGCCATCTCGTCTCCTCGCGCCGCCGGCCGCGCACGGTGCGTGACCTGGCCGCGGCGGTCGCGGCAGCCGCGGCCGACCTGGACCTGCGGGTCGTGGACGGTGGGACCCTCGCAGCCCCGGCGTTCGACCTGGTCGGTCGCTACCCCTGAGGCCTACGCTCCGTTGCGTGAGCAACCTCGAGCGGCGGCCGGACGAGGAGCTGGCCGGCGGGCTGGCCACCGTGAGCGCCGAGCCGGTCCGGCGGGTGCTCCAGCCCCGCGAGGTGCCGCTCGGCGGGCCGCGCGCGATGCTCGTACGGCGCACCCTGCCGCACCGCGGACTGCGCTCGGTCGGGGCCTGGTGCTTCGTCGACGAGTACGGGCCGGCCGACCCGGCCGAGTCGCCGATGCGGGTGCCGCCGCACCCCCACACCGGGCTGCAGACCGTGACCTGGCTGCTGGACGGCGAGGTGCTGCACCAGGACAGCGTCGGCAGCTCGGCCCTGGTCCGACCTGGCGCGCTGAGCCTGATGACCGCCGGGCGCGGCATCAGCCACGCCGAGACGTCCACGCCGTCGTCACCGACGTTGCGGGGCGTGCAGCTGTGGGTCGCCCTGCCCGACGAGGCGCGGGAGACGGCGCCGGCGTTCGAGCACCACGACGCGCTGCCGGTCCACGAGGTCGGGGGGCTGAGCGCCACGGTCGTGCTCGGCCGGGTCGGCGACGCGGTCTCGCCGGCGACGACGTACAGCCCCATCGTGGGCGCCGACGTGCAGCTCGCGGCCGGGGGCGGTGGCGAGCTGCCGCTCGAGCCGTCCTTCGAGCACGCCGTGCTCGCGCTCTCCGACGGCCTGGTGGTGGACGGCGGCGAGGTGTCGAGGGGCTCGCTGGTCTACCTCGGCTGCGGCCGTGACCGGCTCGCGCTGACGGGCGGCGGCGGCGCGGCCCGGGGGCTGCTCCTCGGCGGCGAGCCGTTCGACGAGGAGCTGCTCATGTGGTGGAACTTCGTCGGCCGCGACCACGACGAGGTCGAGGCGGTGCGCGACGAGTGGCAGCGGGCCGTGGCGGGTGAGGAGACCAGGTTCGGCCGGGTCGAGGGGTACGACGGCGGCGCCCTGCCGGCACCCGCGCTGCCCGGCGTGCGGCTGCGTCCCCGCGGGCGCCCGTAGCACCCACGGGGACGCAGTCCCCTCCTGCCGTACGTGGTCTGCCTCTCAGACGTGGACGGACGGAGCGGCCGGAGCGGCGGTGGTGGGACGTGGCGGCGCCGCGGCCGCGAGCCGCTGGTGCAGGACGAATCCGGCGACGATCAGCCAGAGGGGCGTGGCCAGGTAGACGGCGATCCCACCGACACCGGTCAGGCACAGCACGCCGAGCCCGACGGTGACGAACGCGAGCCACCGCGGCAGGGCGGCGGTCCGCAGCGCACCGATGCCGACCGACAGGTAGAGCACGGCCGAGCCGATCAACCAGGGCAGCCAGCTCAGCGAGCTGAAGTGCACCATGGCGGAGACCGCGGCCGCGTTGCCGTCGGTGACAGCCGAGAGGGTGGTCAGGCTGACGTACGACCAGAGGGCGCTGGCGACGGAGAC contains:
- a CDS encoding pirin family protein codes for the protein MSNLERRPDEELAGGLATVSAEPVRRVLQPREVPLGGPRAMLVRRTLPHRGLRSVGAWCFVDEYGPADPAESPMRVPPHPHTGLQTVTWLLDGEVLHQDSVGSSALVRPGALSLMTAGRGISHAETSTPSSPTLRGVQLWVALPDEARETAPAFEHHDALPVHEVGGLSATVVLGRVGDAVSPATTYSPIVGADVQLAAGGGGELPLEPSFEHAVLALSDGLVVDGGEVSRGSLVYLGCGRDRLALTGGGGAARGLLLGGEPFDEELLMWWNFVGRDHDEVEAVRDEWQRAVAGEETRFGRVEGYDGGALPAPALPGVRLRPRGRP